One Vanacampus margaritifer isolate UIUO_Vmar chromosome 20, RoL_Vmar_1.0, whole genome shotgun sequence DNA window includes the following coding sequences:
- the otulina gene encoding OTU deubiquitinase with linear linkage specificity a isoform X1, translated as MSWLKLAASNGMDDVFEENADERDISAKEWALNMKRRTRDGYVDGADAGEDAALEVGFQEGFREGAAKTLAVGRLRGIVCAVGSWYQVEHRGQPFPASVTNLLQRVSQHEDSIVTEIMKAMEELPPIADDLAESLEDLGVAPPVGCPESDCCMDTDSPPHCQTSRSACGANGDAWSSSCARGAIFSQLLQSCRDIVAELGLPLGLLEHINELEKI; from the exons ATGTCGTGGTTAAAACTAGCTGCGTCAAATGGGATGGACGACGTTTTTGAAGAGAACGCGGACGAACGTGACATTTCAGCCAAAGAATGGGCGCTCAACATGAAGAGAAGAACCAGG GACGGCTACGTGGACGGCGCTGACGCCGGCGAGGACGCAGCCCTCGAGGTGGGCTTCCAAGAGGGCTTCCGGGAAGGAGCAGCCAAGACTCTGGCCGTCGGCCGACTTCGAGGGATTGTATG CGCAGTCGGCAGCTGGTACCAGGTGGAGCACCGCGGCCAGCCCTTCCCCGCCTCCGTCACAAATCTTCTCCAGCGCGTTTCGCAGCACGAGGATTCCATCGTGACGGAAATCATGAAGGCCATGGAGGAGCTCCCTCCCATCGCAGACGACCTGGCGGAGAGCCTGGAGGATCTCGGGGTGGCGCCCCCTGTGGGCTGCCCAGAGAGCGACTGTTGCATGGACACGGATTCTCCTCCACATTGTCAGACGTCGCGTTCGGCGTGCGGCGCCAACGGGGACGCTTGGTCCTCGTCTTGCGCCCGCGGAGCAATCTTCAGCCAGCTGCTGCAGAGTTGCAGGGACATCGTGGCGGAGCTCGGGCTGCCTCTCGGGCTGTTGGAGCACATCAATGAGCTAGAAAAGATTTAA
- the otulina gene encoding OTU deubiquitinase with linear linkage specificity a isoform X3, with product MLKLRTATWTALTPARTQPSRWASKRASGKEQPRLWPSADFEGFAVGSWYQVEHRGQPFPASVTNLLQRVSQHEDSIVTEIMKAMEELPPIADDLAESLEDLGVAPPVGCPESDCCMDTDSPPHCQTSRSACGANGDAWSSSCARGAIFSQLLQSCRDIVAELGLPLGLLEHINELEKI from the exons ATGCTCAAGCTCAG GACGGCTACGTGGACGGCGCTGACGCCGGCGAGGACGCAGCCCTCGAGGTGGGCTTCCAAGAGGGCTTCCGGGAAGGAGCAGCCAAGACTCTGGCCGTCGGCCGACTTCGAGGGATT CGCAGTCGGCAGCTGGTACCAGGTGGAGCACCGCGGCCAGCCCTTCCCCGCCTCCGTCACAAATCTTCTCCAGCGCGTTTCGCAGCACGAGGATTCCATCGTGACGGAAATCATGAAGGCCATGGAGGAGCTCCCTCCCATCGCAGACGACCTGGCGGAGAGCCTGGAGGATCTCGGGGTGGCGCCCCCTGTGGGCTGCCCAGAGAGCGACTGTTGCATGGACACGGATTCTCCTCCACATTGTCAGACGTCGCGTTCGGCGTGCGGCGCCAACGGGGACGCTTGGTCCTCGTCTTGCGCCCGCGGAGCAATCTTCAGCCAGCTGCTGCAGAGTTGCAGGGACATCGTGGCGGAGCTCGGGCTGCCTCTCGGGCTGTTGGAGCACATCAATGAGCTAGAAAAGATTTAA
- the otulina gene encoding OTU deubiquitinase with linear linkage specificity a isoform X2 — MSWLKLAASNGMDDVFEENADERDISAKEWALNMKRRTRDGYVDGADAGEDAALEVGFQEGFREGAAKTLAVGRLRGIRSRQLVPGGAPRPALPRLRHKSSPARFAARGFHRDGNHEGHGGAPSHRRRPGGEPGGSRGGAPCGLPRERLLHGHGFSSTLSDVAFGVRRQRGRLVLVLRPRSNLQPAAAELQGHRGGARAASRAVGAHQ, encoded by the exons ATGTCGTGGTTAAAACTAGCTGCGTCAAATGGGATGGACGACGTTTTTGAAGAGAACGCGGACGAACGTGACATTTCAGCCAAAGAATGGGCGCTCAACATGAAGAGAAGAACCAGG GACGGCTACGTGGACGGCGCTGACGCCGGCGAGGACGCAGCCCTCGAGGTGGGCTTCCAAGAGGGCTTCCGGGAAGGAGCAGCCAAGACTCTGGCCGTCGGCCGACTTCGAGGGATT CGCAGTCGGCAGCTGGTACCAGGTGGAGCACCGCGGCCAGCCCTTCCCCGCCTCCGTCACAAATCTTCTCCAGCGCGTTTCGCAGCACGAGGATTCCATCGTGACGGAAATCATGAAGGCCATGGAGGAGCTCCCTCCCATCGCAGACGACCTGGCGGAGAGCCTGGAGGATCTCGGGGTGGCGCCCCCTGTGGGCTGCCCAGAGAGCGACTGTTGCATGGACACGGATTCTCCTCCACATTGTCAGACGTCGCGTTCGGCGTGCGGCGCCAACGGGGACGCTTGGTCCTCGTCTTGCGCCCGCGGAGCAATCTTCAGCCAGCTGCTGCAGAGTTGCAGGGACATCGTGGCGGAGCTCGGGCTGCCTCTCGGGCTGTTGGAGCACATCAATGA